The Mytilus galloprovincialis chromosome 7, xbMytGall1.hap1.1, whole genome shotgun sequence genome has a window encoding:
- the LOC143082543 gene encoding uncharacterized protein LOC143082543 encodes MERADLVYKLVDELEPVLEKYASTGIEVAVLISKVNDNVVGYQGTKLGKDFLEQNTFFTETFRKFCKDYWYGADNVATYSTPIKKMKIQTSNDEHEEINEIQDVDFLSGDNNSVLSGLEGFALLDGQKISISTLISDVNEENRSKYVLKTTKLNTTPKTPKQPKEKSMISEEKKKITRKAKYRCHICVEAYFRRPHRLNIHMHEYHSKELSEIEMEAYPLPEGYQKRVEVPVKKVNEKSQKAGPKKKITVTPFDEKKHLTYRFQCDECNIKFKKVEKFNMHRIQVHNQEEVTEDYGICKDGYQCKYCPKIFASRWNLQRHIDIHLGRKRFKCDECDKFFFRREELARHKVTHTGTRDPMRGSYGKIQCYSCGEPMRLKAGENCSIPSAHDNLREKVAIESIYKCKHCDATYKDQAIYLLHLAEHEGKGKEVLSEHDYMYLTDPAAEDEAEREDFSPESMEVDADVSKVVDKEDGEIEPIGTTNDDKSDIENLEYKHEDSNEDLVEEGEISPTIIKIDEDLNKPRKRFTKLNYEGAFKCKICSKSFVTRFVLDRHMMIHTGSKKFECKICESTYSRKDLMERHMKKKHYAEKILKCNICNIICKDEVGLKYHKSVKHEDGDVKLECTVCSATFSRIKSLRKHNKKCQEKVNEDFKAIIVKQEVTTPVEERSSSRKRKPQTWFGFEDDNEPKSSTNEAKVQKTSTSSPAVKEKAKTPKSANSSTDKKEKTLQNPHAIEGFEFSISDKAHENYTCNICVKSFRYQSEFVSHQLIHSNKKVYPCAMCSLVFLTPMNFKKHLEKHNNNGHFACDSCTFLTDSMEHLSRHKGIHKEKTPSKQESTGNTKDPIICEECGKECTNIHRLKQHQLIHSGEKPHVCSTCDVGFRTLDTLKNHEKTHLEGKPYLCDECGRSFHQMSTLLTHRLIHEKAKFDCQLCTTKFKRRSGLKHHMISIHSNHPDTDIEKALKCQTCDRLFPTKKSLDGHQRIHSGEKPYKCSVCNKKFADGSNHNNHEKTHINSAKKHQCFKCEKSYTHRRDLIVHIEKLHKDARNENEDKEEAESQKSSSEVDLVNNEMGDNSEVDVVNSEKGGNSEVDLTSETGDNTQVDAVISEKGDNYVCVQESVLATLNLERCDSKVKSSTSPTSDQTTEESKLDGESVEQEVADMNSSVEINKEQTDQENNDTDISSLSVQPVQDDEASSLGPVDQESTVTNTSLIISSQQSDNAETQLQSIESSTSSAVKSLSASSQVTNLNEPHLQSEFSDLSVEAQSVVQNVLLHSSDSDNGPSTIYVVQSETEGGAQPEVLYLITEKQQ; translated from the exons ATGGAAAGGGCAGACCTTGTTTACAAGCTGGTTGACGAACTAGAACCTGTG TTAGAGAAGTATGCCTCCACAGGAATCGAGGTAGCTGTACTGATAAGTAAGGTCAATGACAATGTTGTTGGTTACCAAGGAACAAAGTTAGGCAAAGATTTCCTGGAACAGAATACTTTCTTTACAGAGACATTTAGGAAGTTTTGTAAAG attACTGGTATGGAGCTGACAATGTAGCAACATACTCAACACCTATCAAAAAGATGAAGATTCAGACATCTAATGATGAACATGAGGAGATAAATGAGATACAGGATGTTGACTTTCTGTCCGGAGATAATAACTCAGTTTTGAGTGGTCTGGAAGGCTTTGCTTTACTTGATGgacaaaaaatttcaatttccaCACTTATATCAGATGTAAATGAAGAAAATAGGAGTAAATACGTATTAAAAACCACTAAGTTAAATACCACACCGAAAACCCCAAAACAACCAAAGGAAAAAAGCATGATAAGTGAGGAAAAGAAAAAGATTACAAGAAAGGCCAAGTACAGATGTCATATTTGTGTTGAAGCTTACTTTAGGAGACCCCACAGACTTAACATACACATGCATGAGTATCACAGCAAAGAATTGTCAGAGATTGAAATGGAGGCATATCCCTTACCTGAGGGATATCAGAAAAGAGTAGAAGTTCCAgttaaaaaagtaaatgaaaaatcCCAGAAAGCTGGTCCTAAAAAGAAAATAACAGTCACAccttttgatgaaaaaaaacatttgacataCAGATTTCAGTGTGATGAATGTAACATCAAATTTAAGAAAGTTGAAAAATTTAACATGCATAGAATCCAGGTTCATAATCAAGAGGAAGTGACTGAGGACTATGGGATATGCAAAGATGGCTACCAATGTAAATATTGCCCCAAGATTTTTGCATCTCGTTGGAACCTTCAGCGTCACATAGATATTCACTTAGGGAGGAAGAGATTTAAATGTGATGAATGTGACAAGTTTTTCTTCAGACGAGAAGAGCTGGCAAGACATAAAGTAACACATACCGGTACGAGGGATCCAATGAGAGGATCTTATGGAAAAATCCAGTGTTACAGTTGTGGAGAACCTATGAGGTTAAAGGCTGGAGAAAATTGTTCCATCCCCTCAGCACATGATAATTTGAGAGAAAAAGTAGCAATTGagagtatatataaatgtaaacattGTGATGCAACATACAAAGACCAAGCCATCTACCTGCTTCATTTGGCAGAGCATGAAGGAAAAGGAAAAGAAGTGTTGTCAGAACACGATTACATGTATTTGACAGATCCAGCTGCAGAAGATGAGGCAGAAAGGGAAGATTTCTCACCTGAAAGCATGGAGGTCGATGCAGATGTATCGAAAGTAGTTGACAAAGAAGATGGGGAGATAGAGCCCATAGGTACAACTAATGATGACAAGTCAGATATTGAAAATTTGGAATACAAACACGAAGATTCAAATGAAGATCTAGTTGAAGAGGGAGAGATCTCACCTACCATTATAAAAATTGATGAAGATCTGAATAAACCCAGGAAAAGATTTACAAAGTTAAACTATGAGGGAGCCTTCAAATGTAAAATCTGCTCCAAATCATTTGTAACTAGATTTGTATTAGATCGACATATGATGATACATACAGGGTCAAAGAAGTTTGAATGTAAAATATGTGAATCAACTTACTCAAGGAAAGACTTGATGGAAAGACACATGAAGAAAAAACATTACGCAGAAAAgattttaaaatgtaacatatgTAACATTATATGCAAAGATGAAGTAGGTCTAAAGTACCACAAATCTGTAAAACATGAAGATGGAGATGTTAAATTAGAATGCACAGTTTGCTCTGCCACTTTCAGTAGAATCAAATCACTGAGGAAGCATAACAAAAAATGTCAAGAAAAAGTAAATGAAGATTTTAAAGCCATTATTGTAAAGCAAGAGGTCACAACGCCAGTCGAGGAACGTAGTAGTAGTAGAAAACGAAAACCACAGACATGGTTTGGCTTTGAGGATGACAATGAACCAAAGTCTTCCACTAATGAAGCTAAAGTACAGAAGACATCAACTTCATCTCCTGCTGTTAAAGAAAAAGCAAAGACTCCAAAGTCAGCTAATTCATCTACTgataaaaaagagaaaacacTTCAGAATCCACATGCCATAGAAGGATTTGAATTTTCCATTAGTGACAAAGCACATGAAAATTATACATGCAATATATGTGTAAAAAGTTTTCGATACCAGAGTGAATTTGTAAGTCACCAACTTATCCATTCAAACAAAAAGGTTTATCCATGTGCAATGTGCTCATTAGTATTTTTAACACCCATGAATTTCAAAAAACATTTAGAAAAACATAACAACAACGGCCATTTTGCCTGTGACAGCTGTACATTTCTAACAGATAGTATGGAACATTTATCTAGACACAAGGGTATACACAAGGAGAAGACACCAAGTAAACAGGAAAGTACAGGAAACACTAAAGACCCAATAATATGTGAAGAATGTGGAAAAGAATGTACCAATATTCATAGGCTAAAACAGCATCAGCTTATACATTCTGGTGAGAAACCACATGTTTGTTCTACTTGTGATGTTGGTTTCCGTACTCTTGATACTTTGAAAAATCATGAGAAAACACATTTAGAAGGAAAGCCTTATCTATGTGATGAATGTGGTAGATCTTTTCATCAAATGTCAACTCTTTTAACTCATCGCCTTATTCATGAAAAAGCTAAATTTGATTGTCAACTTTGtacaacaaaatttaaaagacGTTCTGGATTGAAACACCACATGATTTCAATACATTCTAACCACCCAGACACTGACATAGAAAAAGCATTGAAATGCCAGACTTGTGACAGACTGTTTCCAACCAAGAAAAGTTTGGATGGCCATCAGAGAATCCATTCTGGGGAAAAACCATACAAATGCAGTGTTTGTAACAAGAAATTTGCAGATGGTAGCAATCATAATAATCATGAAAAAACTCATATCAATTCAGCTAAAAAGCATCAATGTTTCAAATGTGAAAAATCGTATACACATCGGAGAGATTTAATAGTACACATTGAAAAACTTCATAAAGATGCTAGGAATGAAAATGAAGACAAAGAGGAAGCAGAAAGTCAGAAAAGTTCATCAGAAGTGGATTTAGTTAACAATgagatgggagataactctgaagTGGATGTAGTAAACAGTGAGAAGGGAGGTAATTCTGAAGTTGATTTAACCAGTGAAACTGGAGATAACACACAAGTGGATGCAGTAATCAGTGAGAAGGGAGATAACTATGTATGTGTCCAGGAATCAGTATTAGCAACATTAAATCTGGAGAGGTGTGATAGTAAAGTTAAAAGCTCAACTAGTCCTACTTCAGATCAAACAACAGAAGAATCAAAATTAGATGGAGAGTCAGTTGAGCAAGAGGTTGCTGACATGAACAGCAGTGTAGAAATTAACAAAGAACAAACTGATCAAGAAAATAATGACACAGATATTAGTTCCCTAAGTGTACAACCAGTTCAAGATGATGAAGCAAGTTCTTTGGGTCCTGTTGATCAAGAAAGCACTGTAACTAACACAAGTTTGATCATTTCTAGCCAACAGTCAGATAATGCTGAAACACAACTGCAGTCAATTGAATCCTCTACAAGCTCAGCTGTTAAGTCTCTATCTGCCAGCTCACAAGTAACAAATCTGAATGAACCACATCTTCAGTCTGAATTTTCTGATCTGTCTGTAGAGGCACAGAGTGTTGTTCAGAATGTTCTTCTTCATAGTAGTGACAGCGATAATGGTCCATCAACAATATATGTGGTACAATCTGAAACAGAGGGAGGAGCACAACCAGAAGTCCTGTATTTGATAACTGAAAAACAACAGTAG